A genomic region of Gemmata massiliana contains the following coding sequences:
- a CDS encoding RidA family protein yields the protein MGDREQKLEAAGFPLERGPKEGPVIDLLSVLGETLYASGQVPYDAGVLTSKGKVPSQVSVEDATKAAALCTANILRAIVLKLGSLDRIERVVRVTGYVNTDPDFTDCHLVINGATNLLKEVFGQEAGRHARTALGLAQLPLGTSVEVEAIFQLKK from the coding sequence ATGGGCGATCGCGAACAGAAGCTCGAAGCTGCCGGGTTCCCTCTCGAACGCGGACCGAAAGAGGGACCGGTCATCGACTTGCTCTCGGTTCTGGGGGAAACGCTCTACGCCTCCGGGCAGGTGCCCTACGACGCGGGCGTGTTGACGAGCAAAGGCAAAGTGCCGTCGCAAGTGTCGGTTGAGGACGCGACCAAAGCCGCCGCGCTATGTACCGCGAACATTCTGCGGGCCATCGTTCTGAAACTCGGCTCGCTGGACCGGATCGAGCGCGTCGTCCGCGTGACCGGGTACGTCAACACGGACCCGGACTTCACCGACTGCCACCTCGTCATCAACGGGGCAACGAACCTGTTGAAGGAAGTGTTCGGCCAGGAGGCCGGGCGCCACGCCCGCACCGCGCTCGGTCTGGCGCAACTGCCACTCGGCACAAGCGTTGAAGTCGAAGCGATCTTCCAACTCAAGAAGTAA
- a CDS encoding PQQ-dependent sugar dehydrogenase yields the protein MRVTSCAIVVAGLLIGGAFVLGPRSSARPTETEPVRKATGIEKRELWTTSKVAGSPEPPDPFVMVKAYPKLSFNEALELTAVPGQKLWALAERPGKFYVFDMDSAKTEKKLVLDVKRGIYGLALHPKFAENGYFYVSSITAGDKPDGTRISRYTVTDREKMTADPKSEKVVFTWPSGGHNGGCMRFGPDGFLYLSTGDGSGIADGLETGQNLGTVLGKVLRIDVDKEADGKPYAIPADNPFVSTPGARGEVWAYGIRQCWKISFDSATGDLWAGEVGQDLWEMVYKIQKGGNYGWSVTEGSHPFRPERKKGPTPVLKPVVEHNHTEARSITGGFVYHGKKHPELKGAYVYGDFDTGRTWMLKFDTKADRVTAHTELAKTNFRIVAWGQDHDGEVYALNFIDGGIYRFEPNPSVAQERVVFPRKLSETGLFASTKDHAPEKGLIPYSVNAELWSDGASKERFIAVPGESKIEYETMTYPQPAPGSVPGWRFPNGTVLVKTFSLETEPGKKRRLETRLLVASVLGGTEEYGDQVWNGYTYIWNDDQTDAELADKKGVDREYTIKTAAGEKKQKWHFPSRAECNMCHTVTAKYALGVNTAQLNRDHNYHGVVANQLATLDHIGIFTKKLPAPAEKLPKLVDYRDEKASVEDRARAYLHANCSHCHRKWGGGNAEFQLLATLPVGELGVLNTKPGQGSFDLKDPRILAPGDPSRSMIYHRMTLTGLGRMPHIASNVVDEPALKLVHDWIKQMK from the coding sequence ATGCGTGTCACCTCGTGCGCGATAGTCGTAGCCGGGTTGCTGATCGGCGGTGCGTTCGTGCTCGGACCGCGTTCGTCCGCGCGCCCGACTGAAACCGAACCGGTCCGCAAGGCCACCGGCATCGAGAAGCGGGAACTCTGGACAACATCCAAAGTTGCCGGCTCGCCAGAACCGCCGGACCCGTTCGTCATGGTGAAGGCGTACCCCAAACTGAGTTTCAACGAGGCACTCGAACTGACTGCGGTGCCGGGCCAGAAACTGTGGGCACTCGCGGAACGGCCCGGCAAGTTTTACGTGTTCGATATGGACTCTGCAAAGACCGAGAAGAAGCTCGTGCTCGACGTGAAACGCGGGATCTACGGACTCGCTCTGCACCCGAAATTCGCTGAGAACGGTTACTTCTACGTGTCGTCCATCACGGCCGGTGACAAGCCAGACGGCACGCGCATTTCGCGCTATACCGTGACCGATCGCGAGAAGATGACGGCCGATCCCAAGAGCGAAAAAGTGGTCTTCACGTGGCCGTCCGGTGGTCACAACGGCGGGTGCATGCGGTTCGGGCCGGACGGTTTTCTCTACCTCTCCACCGGTGATGGGAGCGGCATCGCGGATGGTCTGGAAACCGGCCAGAACTTGGGCACCGTGCTCGGGAAGGTCCTCCGCATTGATGTCGACAAGGAAGCCGACGGCAAGCCCTACGCGATCCCGGCAGACAACCCGTTCGTGAGCACCCCGGGCGCACGCGGAGAGGTCTGGGCTTACGGCATCCGGCAGTGCTGGAAGATCAGTTTCGACTCCGCGACCGGGGATTTGTGGGCCGGCGAGGTGGGGCAGGACTTGTGGGAGATGGTCTACAAGATCCAAAAGGGCGGGAATTACGGCTGGAGCGTGACCGAAGGCTCGCACCCGTTCCGGCCCGAACGCAAGAAGGGGCCGACCCCGGTCCTGAAGCCGGTTGTCGAGCACAATCACACCGAAGCGCGGTCGATTACGGGCGGCTTTGTTTACCACGGCAAGAAACACCCCGAACTGAAGGGCGCGTATGTGTACGGTGATTTCGACACCGGGCGCACCTGGATGCTGAAATTCGACACGAAAGCTGATCGCGTTACGGCTCACACCGAACTCGCGAAAACCAATTTCCGGATCGTCGCGTGGGGCCAGGACCACGACGGTGAGGTCTACGCGCTCAACTTCATCGACGGTGGGATTTATCGGTTCGAGCCGAACCCGTCTGTGGCACAGGAGCGAGTCGTGTTCCCGCGCAAACTGAGCGAAACCGGGTTGTTCGCGTCCACAAAGGACCACGCCCCGGAGAAGGGGTTGATCCCGTACTCGGTGAACGCGGAACTTTGGTCCGACGGCGCGAGTAAGGAGCGGTTCATCGCAGTTCCGGGCGAATCGAAGATCGAGTACGAGACGATGACCTATCCGCAACCGGCGCCGGGTTCGGTTCCGGGTTGGCGGTTTCCCAACGGCACCGTTCTCGTGAAAACGTTCTCGCTCGAAACCGAGCCGGGCAAGAAACGCCGGCTCGAAACGCGGCTACTTGTGGCCTCGGTGCTGGGCGGAACGGAGGAGTACGGCGACCAAGTGTGGAACGGCTACACGTATATCTGGAATGATGACCAGACCGACGCGGAACTCGCAGACAAGAAGGGCGTGGACCGCGAATACACCATCAAGACCGCGGCCGGCGAGAAGAAGCAGAAGTGGCACTTCCCCAGTCGGGCCGAGTGCAATATGTGCCATACAGTGACGGCCAAGTACGCCCTCGGTGTGAACACGGCTCAACTGAACCGCGACCACAATTACCACGGCGTGGTCGCGAACCAACTCGCGACGCTCGATCACATCGGCATCTTCACGAAGAAGCTCCCGGCCCCCGCGGAGAAGCTCCCGAAGCTCGTGGACTACCGCGACGAGAAGGCGAGCGTCGAGGACCGTGCGCGGGCATACCTGCACGCGAACTGTAGCCACTGCCACCGGAAGTGGGGCGGCGGGAACGCGGAGTTCCAATTACTCGCCACGCTCCCGGTCGGGGAACTGGGCGTGCTGAACACGAAGCCGGGGCAGGGGAGTTTCGACCTCAAAGATCCGCGCATCCTGGCGCCCGGCGACCCGTCGCGCTCAATGATCTACCACCGGATGACGCTCACCGGCCTGGGGCGGATGCCGCACATCGCGTCGAACGTGGTCGACGAACCCGCACTGAAGCTCGTTCACGACTGGATCAAGCAGATGAAGTGA